A region from the Bacillus sp. Marseille-P3661 genome encodes:
- a CDS encoding MFS transporter: MENLGKEPLWTKNFIIVSAVNFLIILIFYLLIVTIAEYAVIEFGASTSTAGLVASIFIIGTLLGRLVTGRIMTSIGTKKTFFVGLVFFSITTLSYFIAGNLSLLMIIRLLHGFSVGVISTATGTVVAQIIPKSRRGEGIGYFSMSLVLASAVGPFIGILLTQVSDDFKIIFIFNTGLLAICIATSMLLKIADHDRKKESNYEGLKSGFSINNYIEPKSIPISFIALIIGFVYSGVMSFLSFYSKEIDLVEAGSLFFFIYAIFILVSRPFTGPLMDRSGANIVVYPALVLLAVGMLLFSKASSSFVFLLSASLIGLGYGNFNSIAQALAIKDIEPNRLGHATTTYFILFDLGLGAGPFLLGYLVPLIGYRSMFMTMVPVTVISIILYAILVGQKEKKEFKKEKLLN, from the coding sequence ATGGAAAATTTAGGGAAAGAACCACTTTGGACTAAAAATTTTATTATTGTCTCAGCTGTTAATTTTTTAATTATCTTAATTTTTTATTTATTAATCGTAACAATTGCTGAATATGCTGTTATTGAGTTTGGTGCATCAACGAGTACAGCTGGTTTAGTTGCAAGTATTTTTATTATTGGTACTCTTCTTGGTCGATTAGTAACAGGACGGATCATGACCTCAATTGGAACGAAAAAAACATTCTTCGTTGGTTTAGTTTTTTTTAGTATAACCACTCTATCGTATTTTATTGCAGGGAACTTGTCTTTATTAATGATCATTCGTTTACTGCATGGATTTTCTGTAGGGGTCATAAGCACGGCTACTGGTACGGTTGTGGCTCAAATAATCCCAAAGTCGAGACGTGGAGAAGGTATAGGGTATTTTAGTATGAGTCTTGTGCTTGCTTCGGCAGTTGGGCCATTTATTGGTATTTTATTAACGCAAGTATCCGATGATTTTAAAATCATTTTCATATTTAATACGGGACTTCTAGCTATTTGTATAGCGACGTCCATGTTGTTAAAAATAGCCGATCATGATCGAAAAAAAGAATCAAATTATGAAGGACTTAAATCAGGTTTTTCAATTAACAATTATATAGAGCCAAAGTCTATACCCATATCATTTATCGCTCTAATTATAGGGTTTGTATATTCAGGCGTTATGTCATTTTTATCATTTTATAGCAAAGAAATTGATTTAGTAGAAGCAGGGAGTTTATTCTTCTTTATCTATGCAATATTTATTTTAGTATCTAGACCATTTACTGGACCTCTTATGGATCGAAGTGGTGCGAATATTGTTGTCTATCCTGCGTTGGTGCTTTTAGCGGTTGGCATGTTACTATTCAGCAAAGCTTCGAGTAGTTTCGTGTTCTTATTGTCTGCGTCTCTTATTGGACTTGGTTACGGGAATTTTAACTCTATTGCTCAAGCATTAGCAATTAAAGATATTGAACCTAATCGTCTAGGACATGCTACTACAACCTATTTTATTTTGTTTGATCTAGGTTTGGGGGCAGGCCCATTCTTACTTGGTTATTTAGTACCGCTTATAGGCTATCGTTCTATGTTCATGACTATGGTGCCTGTTACGGTTATTTCTATTATTCTATATGCCATCCTTGTCGGCCAAAAAGAAAAAAAGGAATTCAAAAAGGAAAAATTGCTTAACTGA